ACAGCAATGGCCGGTTTCTCAGCAAGGATCCCGGAAAACACTGGCTCGCTTCCATGCCTCATTTCAACACCAGACGCCCCGCAGCCAGAGCGAAACAGGTACCAGCCGACCAGGCCGACTTCCTCTGATTGCCGCCATGATATTCGTCCTTTCCGGACTCTCTTACACACTGCTGGATGAAGGAGCCCGCAATCAACTGCTGGAAATCACATCGCGTGTTTCCTTCACTCAATCCAGCAAAAACCCATCCCCGGCTGAGACAGCCACTGAGTCTTCCTCTAATCAAAAAACCAAGTCGGGTGCCCAAAGACAATTACTTCCCGTCCCTGGCGGAAACGGTGTGATTCTGCTGGATTCAGCCGAACCATACGCATCCACACAAATCTCAACGGTCGGCGGATTGACTATCAAGGGCACTGCCGAAAACCCGGCAATCATTGAAATTGAAGACACTCCCTGCCGCATCGTCGCCGCCAGCCTCAGCCTCGAAAATGTGATCTTTCTCAACCGCTCCCCAAGTCCTGCTGCTCAAAATCAGCCAGCGTCTGCAGACACTTCCACGGCTTTACTGCACGTGACCGCCCAGAGCCTGAAGATCAAAGGCTGCTGCTTCACTCAACTCGATTCAGACAACTCCGACAACACAGCCCTCGAAAGAGAGGCAGTTTACTGGAGTCCTCTCGATCCGCAACAACGGAACAGCAGCCAGGTCCACATTCAGGACACATTGTTTGCGGTTCCTCAACATGCACTACACCTGACACATACGCCTCAAGTTCTGACTCTCACGAACAGCCTGAATCTCACGTCTCACTCCACACTTTACCTCGACCGAGGTCCGGAGATTGACCAGCAGTTCAATTTGAAACTGCAGCATCTGACCCTCCGAAATGCAGGACCTCTGGTCCTGTTGAACTGGACCGATCCCACATTAATTCCCGGGACCATTCAAATTGAAGCCCGGGATTGCGTCTTTGACCTGACCCAGGCAGCTCTGATTCAGGTCAGGGGGCAGAAACCACCGGAAAACTGGCTCTCTTCGGTCAGCCTGCTCGGTGAAGGCTCAGTCGCCTCTGCTGAAATTCAGATCGCAGCCTGGCAAGCCTCAGCCACAGAGCCACTCCAGGAACTGAGCACGCTCGATATGGACATCGAAGGCCTCTCGACCGGTAAATTTGAGTACGCAGCACCACTCAGTCTGCACGCGGAAGACTCAGTCATTACCGCCGCTCAGGTCCCGCGCACTTCCTCGCTGCCACCGGGCATCCAGGTAAAACAGTTCCCCGCATTCCTGGCACGCCTGATGTCTCTCGAAAACTGAGAACCGCAGCCAATTATCTCCAACCACGCTCCTTGAAGGGAGGACAGAGGGTTGGTAACATCTCTTCCAGTCCTGTGAAAAACGACCTCCGTCGGCCGGCAGCACACGGGCGGCTCCGCCAGTTGACGAACGCACACACTTATCTGATGTGACTATGAATATCGACCATGAGTATCGAACCGACATCTCCCGTGGCTGGAACCGGAAACACATTTTAGGACTGCAGGACCTCTCCCGGGATGAGCTGAACATCATCCTGAATCAGGCTGCCGAATTTAAGCGGCTCGCAAATATCGGTGAAACCAAACTCACCCCGCTGGCAGGCACCGTGGTTGCGAACCTGTTCTTCGAACCTTCCACACGCACCCGCATCAGCTTTGGTCTCGCAGCCAAACGACTCAGTGCCGACACAGTTGATTTCACCGCCTCCGGCAGCAGCCTTTCCAAAGGGGAAAGCTTTGTCGACACCGCCAAAACCATCGAAGCCATGGGAGTCTCCTACGTAGTTGTCCGACACAAAACTCCCGGTGCCCCGCAGCTCCTGGCACAACACCTGGATGCGAATATTCTCAACGCTGGCGATGGAACGCACGAGCATCCAACCCAGGCTCTGTTGGACATCTTCACCATCCGCGAGCATTTCGGGAAAATTGAAGGACTGACCGTCACCCTCGTCGGTGATATCCTCCATAGCCGGGTCGCACGGTCGAATATCTGGGGCCTGAAAAAACTGGGGGCGCATGTCATCGTCTGCGGCCCCACCACGCTGATCCCCAACGATATTGAGCAGTTGGGTGTCGAAGTCTCCAACAGCCTGGACGCCGTGATCGATCGCACCGACTGCCTGAACCTGCTGCGGATTCAGTTCGAACGCCAACGCGGACATTACTTCCCGTCGATTCGCGAATACGCCCACCTGTTCGGTATGAATAAACAGCGCATCAATAAAGCCAAAGAAGATGTACTGATTCTGGCTCCTGGACCAATCAACCGTGGTGTAGAAATCACTCCTGACGTAGCCGATGGCCCGCACTCTGTCATTCTCGGACAGGTCAGTAACGGGCTGATTATCCGCATGGCCTGCCTCTACCTGCTTCACTTACAACGTATTGCCTCCCAGGGAACATCTGGATGAAATCTCTCCTTATTAAAAACGGGCACATTATCGATCCTTCGCAAGATCTGGATGTGCAGGGCAACCTGCTCGTCGAAGGAGGAAAGATTACAGGACTCTGCAATGACGATGTCACAGCAGACGAAGTGATCGATGCCACTGGATTGATTGTCAGCCCCGGATTCATTGACCTGCATGTCTCTCTGTGTGAGCCAGGGTTCGAGGAAGACGAAACCATTGAAACCGGTACGGCCGCAGCATTAGCCGGTGGTGTGACTTCGCTGGGTTGTCTGCCGAATACCGCTCCTGTTGTTGACGACCGGTCTTCCGCAGAGTTCATCCTGCTGCAGGCCGAGCGAGCAGCTAACTGTCACGTCTTTCCACTGGGAGCAGTCACCAAAAACAACGAGGGGAAAGAGCTCGCTGAAATCGGACAATTAGTCGCCGGCCAGGCGGTCGGTTTCACCGATGCTGACAAACCTATCGAGAGTGCTGAAATCATGCGGTGCGCCCTGGAGTACACCCGGATGTTTGGCCGCCCGATTTTAAATCGTCCGCAGGTCGCGGAACTAACAGAAAAGGGACAGATGCACGAAGGGTTTCATTCAACCGTTCTCGGATTAAAAGGTATTCCGGCAGCGGCAGAAGAGATCATGGTCAATCGTGATATCGCCCTGGCCGAACTGACACGCGGACGCATCCACCTGATGTGCATCTCCACACAAAACAGTGTCGCCCAGATCAGACGCGCCAAGGCGTCTGGAATCCAGGTCTCCGCCGACGTTACTCCCCATCATCTCACTCTGACGGACCAGATGCTGGAAACCTATGATCCCAATTACAAAGTTCTGCCTCCGCTCCGTTCACAGGAACATATTGACGCCCTGATCGAAGGCCTCAAAGATGGCACGATTGAAGTGATCTGCTCGGATCATACTCCGCATGCTGCCGAGAAGAAGACAGACGAAATTCTGGGCGCTGACTTTGGCATCATTGGTCTGGAAACCCTGCTGCCAGTCTGCCTGCAGACCCTGATTACGCCGGGACATTTAACATGGCCGGAATTGATCAGCAAACTCACAATTGGTCCGGCCCGCATTTTGGGGCTCGCCAAGGGAACACTCGCTGCGGGAGCAGATGCTGACATCACCCTCATCAATCCTGACGTCCGCTATATTCTTCAGCGGGAAAATTTGAAATCTTCCAGTCACAACAGCCCATTTCTGGGCAAAGAGCTGCAGGGCAGGGCAGAAGTCGTGGTTGTCTCCGGTGAAATCCGCTATCGGGCCGATCATTAAAAACTTCTGCACACAAAATGATCGAAGTTGACGTTCCCCTCTGTATCATCAACAATATCAATAAGTTGATCCGATCAGATCAGCGTGAACATCAGGGGAAGAACGAATTACGATAATTTAAATCAAGTCAACCGTTCGGGATCAAGTTTTTCTGTTCACCATCAGATAGGAACTTCAGACAGCAGGCACTAAACCACTCCCGTTGTAGAGTCGATAATACATATACCGCTCCCAACCCTTTATCAGAATGGGGCTTGTGATTAATTATGAAAAACAGCTTCCTGTCTTGTCTCCGGCTTAAGCCAAGTATGAGCCTGCCCGTTCTGCTTTGCCTGAATCTGGCGATTCTGTGCTCTGGTTGTGGCGCAGAGACGTACGAGCAGCGACTCAACGAAACGGAGCAGTATTTCTCATATCTGCATGAACGGAATCAGGCCCTCGCTGGAACCTGGAGTGCTCCTCCGATTCACTTCCGTCCCCCCCTCGATTTTCAGGAAATTTCAGCTGCCGCACCCGCAGCAGTTCCGGCAGGTGAGAATGGAGAAGCGGAACCAGCGGAACCGACTCAGACGATCGACCCCCGACAGCCGGATTTTGCCGATCTCAAACTCCCCGGTCTTGAAGGCGCCTGGCGGACAGAAGTCCCCGTCGATCTGGAAAATGAAACTGTGGATCGCCCAGCCTATCTGTATGTGCTGTGCAATTACTCGCTGTTGCAGAACGAGGAGCAGGAAGCTGCTGCTAATTTTTTAAACGAAGTCAATAACCAGCTCTCCACCACTTTTAACAAGTATTTGAATACGGAAGACTTTGTTACCGAACGCTTTCCCCGTAAGCGGGGTTACACCAATCCCAAAGAGTTTACCTTCAATTCCTTTACTCCTGAAATGCCCATCGATGGCGCCCCTTATGAAATACAGATCTACCTGACTGAATCGGGTGAGTATCAGGCTGCCATCCTGGCTTTCATCCCCGAGAATATGGTCCGTAAATCCAAATTGCAGGAACAGATCGATTTCAGCCTGGAGACATTTGATCTGCAGACCCCGCAACGCGGAAACGGCGGCGGAGAATCACGCCCCAGCACGCAGTTTTAGTGGACTCAATGAGCGGAATAGAAAAGAGATCACAAATCGTAACGATCTGAATCGCCAATCAGACTCTCCAATAGACACATCAATCTATGTCACTCATTCACCCTGGTTTATTACTTGGAATTCTGCTGGCAACAATCCCGGTGATTCTCCACTTTCTGCTTCGTTCCAAACCCAAAAAACTGATCTTCCCAGCCTTAGCGCTATTGCAGCGACGTAAGATTCAAAACTCGCAACGCCTGAAACTGCGTCACATCTGGCTCCTGCTGCTGCGAATTCTGATCATAGTCGCCATTGTCCTGGCATTGACACGTCCCTCACTCCCGCCGGCCAATTACAGCTTCTCGACGTACGAACTGGTCATGTTCTGTTCCATCATCGTATTGGCGGTGCTGGTGTACCTGGGATTGATGAGACATTATCAGAAACAGAGAATCTCCCAGCAGTCTTTGAATACCCGACGCACTTTTCTGAGGGGAGGTATCGGAGGCGCCGCATTCCTGCTGATCGCACTCCTGGTTCTCTGGCCTTATCAAAGAAGGGTCTTTGCGGAAATTTCTGCCCCCTTACCGGCCGTTTCTGAAAACATTCCAGTGACCGCGATCTTCCTGTTTGACACCAGCCTGAGCATGGACTACCGCCAGGAAAACCAGTCACGACTGGAACAGGCCCAGTCCATCGCCGAAGAACATTTGAGTAATCTGCCCGCGCAGAGCAGGGTCTCCATTCTGAACAGCAGCAGCGAAGACATCTCTCCATTTCAGTCGGACCTCACCGCGGTGAAATCCCGGATCAAGTCTCTTAAAACATCTGCCTGGTCTCTCTATCTGGATGATCGCCTCCGTACTGCCATCAATCGTCAGGAAGATGACTTCAAACGCAGCCAGAACGAACGCCAGTCCTCAGGTTCACAGGCAGCCGGCTCTGATCAGTTTGTGCGGGAAATCTATATCTATACTGATCTGGCCCGTACCGCCTGGCGCAGCCAGCCTTCCCAGTTAATTCAACAGCAGTTGGAAAAGCTCAAATGGCTAGGAATCTACGTGATTGATGTCGGAGTGACCAGTCCCCAGAATATCGGAATTTCCCATCTGGATCTCTCACGCGAATCGATCACCCTTGGCAATTCCGTCTCGATCAAAGCGGAAATCACCTCCACAGGCATCACGGCCAGTGACACGTTTCTGGAGTTATACACGCAAAACGAGAAAGGGCAGTTGATTAAGCGGGATCAACGTCCTCTTTCCACGGTTGCATCCACAGACGATGCTCCCGCAACAGATAACGTTTCCACCGGAGCAAAACCGGGCCCCCAATTGGAAATGAGCCTGCCGAATGTCGATCAGCCGGTCACACAGGGGGAACTGCGGATCACCTCCTCTGATCCCTACCTGCCCGATGATGTCCGTTATTTTACCATCACCGCCCGGCCTCCACCCAAGATTCTGATTGTCAGTCCCGACGCCAGCTCTGCCCGTCTATGGAACGATGCCCTGGCACCTCGACCTTTGGTCGCCCTTAAAAAGAACCGCTATCAGTGTGAGATTGCCCCCCTCAACCAGATCGAAACACTCCCCCTGGAAGAATATGCCGCCATCTACCTGATCAACATCACCAGCCTGCCTGACAGTCTGTGGCAGCAGTTTACAGACTACGTCAAACAGGGGGGAGGCCTGGGCGTACTGATGGGCAGCGACGGCGATGCACCGGAATCGACAATCGTCTCGTTCAACTCCCGGCCGGCACAAGAACTCCTGCCCGTGGAACTGTTAGGCTCACTCAAGTTCATCCCGCCGGAATTCCTGGACCTGGAACACAATGAGCACGCACTATTCTCTTATTTTCAGGATCTGGGAGGGACCGGAGAACTCTCAAACATGGAAGTCAACCGCTACTGGCGTGTGGAAGCGGAAAACCCGGATCAGGTAATCGCCCGCTATACCGATGCGCGCCATTCCCCCGCCATCATCGAACGTAATCTCGGCAGGGGAAAGGTCGTCGTCTTGACCACAGGTATCGACGCTCAGGGCTGGAGCCAGCTCCTGTATGCCCGCTGGTCCTATCTCGCGCTTGCCGATCAGTTGACCCGCTACCTGATCCGTACACGCTCCAATCGAACTAACTATCTGGCTGGCGAAGTTGCCATCTATCAATGGCCGGCTACCGCCAGCACACCAGAATCATTCCTGCTCAGAACCCCCGACCTGAAACAGCTTCCCATCGAGGTCAAACAGGGAGCGCACCAGGTCTCTATTCCGGATACCCGGGTCGTCGGCCATTATGAACTCATCGACAACTCAAGTAACGTGACTCGGTCCTCGAGTGGATTCAGCGTGAATGTCAATCCGGCCGAAAGCAATTTCCGCCCGATCAGCAATCAGGAACTGGATCAGATCCTGGGAGCAGAACGTTACAGTATGACCCGCGATATGGAAGGACTGAAGCGCACCATTCGAACGGGGCGACTTGGTGTCGAAATCTTTCCGATCCTCGTCACTCTTCTGCTGGCCGTCTTCTGTCTGGAACATTTTACTGCAAACTATTTTTACGAAATCGATCAACCTTCAGAAGAATCCACATCCTGAACGACAACCCAGACAAGCACTGTCTGCTGTGAAACTGACTCTCTCATGAAACCAATCTTTGAACCAATCTGGTCCTGGCCCACGATGATCCTGCTCATCATCGCGCTGTTCGCATTGGTTCTCACCACCTATCCCGGCCGCGTCAGACATTTTTCCCGTCCGATCAGGCGAACATTGATCGGTCTGCGGCTGCTGATCGTCCTGCTGCTGGCTTTCATGATGCTGCGTCCCGCGATCGAACTGACAGATAAAACAGTCCGTCAATCCTGGCTATACATCCTGGCCGACTCAAGTCGCAGCATGCAGACTCAGGACGGTCCCGCGAGCACCACCCGCCGCAATGAACTGCTCAAAACACTGGAAGCTGCCCAGCCTGCATTCAAGGAGATGGATAAGAATATCAAAATCAGGCGATTTGATTTCGCGCAGGACCTGACGCCTGTCGAAACATTCTCCGATCAGGCGGAAGGACAGCAGACGGCCATCGGTTACGCGCTGGAAATGCTCTCCGGCGAACTGCAACAGGAACAACTGGTCGGTATTCTTCTGCTCTCTGACGGAGCGGAGCGTTCGCTGCCCCCCTATGATGTCGATATCAGATCACAGGCCAGCTATTTCGGCGATGCCGGCATCCCCATCTATACCCTCGGCTTTGGTTCTTCCACTTTGCAGGACACCACCCTGGATCTGGTCATGGAAAATCTGTTGATTGATCCACTGGTTTTTGAAAAGAAAACCACGCCGATTACCGTCAAGGTCCGCAGTCTGGGTGCCTCCGGAAAAGACGTTACCGTCCGGCTTCTGGTTGAAGATCGAGCGGGGAAAAAGATTGGTGAAGCGGGCCTGATGCTACCTGCGGCCCCTTATAACAACTCCCGGGTCGCCACCCAGATTCATCCCACACAGAACAACGAGCTCGATACCGTCGAACTCTTCTGGACTCCGGAAGTGCCGGGTGAATACAAAATCGCCGTCGAAGCGGTTCCCCTCGAAGGAGAAATCAAGCAGACGAACAACCGCCTGGAGACGATTGTCACCGTTCAGAAAGGGGGCGTGCAGGTCGCCTATTTTGACGCACTCCGACCGGAACAGAAATTCATCCGCTCCATGAATGACCCTAAAATTCAGCTCGACTATATTCCCATGGGTAGCGGTTT
This genomic stretch from Gimesia sp. harbors:
- a CDS encoding serine/threonine-protein kinase, giving the protein MIEPPSQELIHRLTSLKLCTAADLRRCRRRVRKLARGIPAFDSVWIDALVQAQKISPFQAKALEAGHPEQLTVGPYLLISELGHSHKSRTFIARPSESSDRCALKLTQPQSDSGNQLQQDFHTLLQKLQGLHHPSLILPRVVKPVGQQFVVISHYLPSSTVSELLIRRGRFPVPVVLSIGAQLLDALVALEKRRVIHGDIRPWNVRLTPSGIAALVDTGLEPILSPELTIHSSLPPRCYDGIAPELIGTGRHPDAQSDLYALGCLLWELLAGRPPFTTGDPLAKLACHQTKTIPDIRSWAPETPAPLAEMLLKLTASQPNQRPTSMQAAQQQWPVSQQGSRKTLARFHASFQHQTPRSQSETGTSRPGRLPLIAAMIFVLSGLSYTLLDEGARNQLLEITSRVSFTQSSKNPSPAETATESSSNQKTKSGAQRQLLPVPGGNGVILLDSAEPYASTQISTVGGLTIKGTAENPAIIEIEDTPCRIVAASLSLENVIFLNRSPSPAAQNQPASADTSTALLHVTAQSLKIKGCCFTQLDSDNSDNTALEREAVYWSPLDPQQRNSSQVHIQDTLFAVPQHALHLTHTPQVLTLTNSLNLTSHSTLYLDRGPEIDQQFNLKLQHLTLRNAGPLVLLNWTDPTLIPGTIQIEARDCVFDLTQAALIQVRGQKPPENWLSSVSLLGEGSVASAEIQIAAWQASATEPLQELSTLDMDIEGLSTGKFEYAAPLSLHAEDSVITAAQVPRTSSLPPGIQVKQFPAFLARLMSLEN
- a CDS encoding aspartate carbamoyltransferase catalytic subunit; translated protein: MNIDHEYRTDISRGWNRKHILGLQDLSRDELNIILNQAAEFKRLANIGETKLTPLAGTVVANLFFEPSTRTRISFGLAAKRLSADTVDFTASGSSLSKGESFVDTAKTIEAMGVSYVVVRHKTPGAPQLLAQHLDANILNAGDGTHEHPTQALLDIFTIREHFGKIEGLTVTLVGDILHSRVARSNIWGLKKLGAHVIVCGPTTLIPNDIEQLGVEVSNSLDAVIDRTDCLNLLRIQFERQRGHYFPSIREYAHLFGMNKQRINKAKEDVLILAPGPINRGVEITPDVADGPHSVILGQVSNGLIIRMACLYLLHLQRIASQGTSG
- a CDS encoding dihydroorotase encodes the protein MKSLLIKNGHIIDPSQDLDVQGNLLVEGGKITGLCNDDVTADEVIDATGLIVSPGFIDLHVSLCEPGFEEDETIETGTAAALAGGVTSLGCLPNTAPVVDDRSSAEFILLQAERAANCHVFPLGAVTKNNEGKELAEIGQLVAGQAVGFTDADKPIESAEIMRCALEYTRMFGRPILNRPQVAELTEKGQMHEGFHSTVLGLKGIPAAAEEIMVNRDIALAELTRGRIHLMCISTQNSVAQIRRAKASGIQVSADVTPHHLTLTDQMLETYDPNYKVLPPLRSQEHIDALIEGLKDGTIEVICSDHTPHAAEKKTDEILGADFGIIGLETLLPVCLQTLITPGHLTWPELISKLTIGPARILGLAKGTLAAGADADITLINPDVRYILQRENLKSSSHNSPFLGKELQGRAEVVVVSGEIRYRADH
- a CDS encoding BatA and WFA domain-containing protein → MSLIHPGLLLGILLATIPVILHFLLRSKPKKLIFPALALLQRRKIQNSQRLKLRHIWLLLLRILIIVAIVLALTRPSLPPANYSFSTYELVMFCSIIVLAVLVYLGLMRHYQKQRISQQSLNTRRTFLRGGIGGAAFLLIALLVLWPYQRRVFAEISAPLPAVSENIPVTAIFLFDTSLSMDYRQENQSRLEQAQSIAEEHLSNLPAQSRVSILNSSSEDISPFQSDLTAVKSRIKSLKTSAWSLYLDDRLRTAINRQEDDFKRSQNERQSSGSQAAGSDQFVREIYIYTDLARTAWRSQPSQLIQQQLEKLKWLGIYVIDVGVTSPQNIGISHLDLSRESITLGNSVSIKAEITSTGITASDTFLELYTQNEKGQLIKRDQRPLSTVASTDDAPATDNVSTGAKPGPQLEMSLPNVDQPVTQGELRITSSDPYLPDDVRYFTITARPPPKILIVSPDASSARLWNDALAPRPLVALKKNRYQCEIAPLNQIETLPLEEYAAIYLINITSLPDSLWQQFTDYVKQGGGLGVLMGSDGDAPESTIVSFNSRPAQELLPVELLGSLKFIPPEFLDLEHNEHALFSYFQDLGGTGELSNMEVNRYWRVEAENPDQVIARYTDARHSPAIIERNLGRGKVVVLTTGIDAQGWSQLLYARWSYLALADQLTRYLIRTRSNRTNYLAGEVAIYQWPATASTPESFLLRTPDLKQLPIEVKQGAHQVSIPDTRVVGHYELIDNSSNVTRSSSGFSVNVNPAESNFRPISNQELDQILGAERYSMTRDMEGLKRTIRTGRLGVEIFPILVTLLLAVFCLEHFTANYFYEIDQPSEESTS